The region TGCCGAGATGAAGGACATGGACGCCTACATCGCCGTCCGCGGCAGCCACAACATCGCCGAAAGCAGCGACGTCCCGGCGACCAACATGAAGCTCGCCATGAAGCACTTACGCGCGGTCATCGACCACCGGGTGAAGAAGACCAAGTGGTGCGTGCTGCGCTGGCCGACCCCATCCATGGCCCAGCAGGCCGGCATGAGCACCGAGGCCTTCGAGGACTTTTACTTCAAGGTCTGCCTCGTCGACTACAAGAGCCTGCTCCCCGCCGCCAACGCGCTGAAGAAGCTGATGGAAGCCACCGACGAGGTCCACATCACCGGCCCGGGCACCGACCTGAAATTCTCGATCAAGGGCATCCCCGCCATCGTCTGCGCCGGCACCGCGAACATCCCGGACGGCGAGGTCTTCACCGCGCCGGTGAAGGACTCCGTGAACGGCGTTATTTCCTACAATGCCCCGACCATCTATCAGGGCATCCCCTTCGACTCCATCAAGCTGACCTTCGAAAAGGGCAAGGTCGTGAAGGCCGAGTCACCCGGGAAGAACAAGGAGATCAACAAGATCCTCGATAGCGACCCCGGCGCTCGCTACATCGGCGAATTCGCCCTCGGCTACAATGCCGCCATCAAGCACCCGATGCGCGACATCCTCTTCGACGAGAAGATCGGCGGCTCCTTCCACTTCACGCCCGGCCAGGCCTACGAGGAAGCCGACAATGGCAACCGCTCGCAAGTCCATTGGGACATGGTCAATATCCAGCGCAAGGACTACGGCGGCGGCGAAATCCGCTTCGACGGCAAGGTCATCCGCAAGGACGGCGTCTTCCTCCCGAAGGCCCTCGCCAAGCTGAACGGGTAAGGCGTTAAGGGGTGTCGACGTTCCGTCGACACGGTGTGGGCGGCACCGCCCACACCCTCATCGACCTCACCCCGCCGCACCCGGCATCGGTGGCGGCGGAGCTCCCGCGCCCGGCATATTCGGCGCGGGCGGCTTCACCCACGCCGGAGCCTTCGGCGTCGCATCCGCGTAGATGCCCACCAAGGCCATCCCGATCAGCCCGACAAAGCCAGCCCAGCCCGCCGTCATCGCCGTGGCCATGCCAATGACAAACGGCGTGAACACCAGCAAGCCGATGACCATGTAGCTCGGCTTCACCTCATACGCGTGGATCACCAGTCGCAGCCGCGAGCGTGCCAGTGCCAGCCCCAGCAGTGTGAAGCAGATCACCACGGCCACCGCATTGATGTGGTAGAAAACCCCGCAGCCGTCCGGCCGCCCGACATTGGCCGACGCCGCGAGCGGAATCCCACCGCCAAGCGCCATCGAGCCGGTAAAGAGGATCATCACCCCGATCCGCGCCAGCAGCCCCTTGAAGGAGGAAGCACCGATCGCCCCGGCACACATCATCGCCGACAGGCCGATCACCGTCAGCGAGCAGGCGATCTCCCGGACGAACTCAATCGCGCCGACGTTGTAGCGAACGATGACATACGGCAGCAGCGAAATGAACGTGAGCACGCACAGGCCCCACAACGTGAAAAACTTCCCGCGGACCACCCTCCAGCGGTTCAGCTTGGTCAGCAGCAGCAGCTCGTGGTTTCCCTCCTCCAGCTCCTGGCCCATCAGCACCAGCCCGCCCAGCGGCATGATCACCGCGCAGACCAGGGTCACCCCGATCCAGAACCAGCCCGACTGGACCAGCATCGCCACATTCAGCATGCCGGTGTACTTCTCGTAGGAGTAGGTGCTATCCGTCTGGAACTCGATGATCAGCGCCACGATCGCGAGCACCTGGATGCCCAGGAAAGGATAGACGAAACTCGCCCGCCGCATGTTCTGGCGCAGCTCCTTGACGAGCATCGCACCGAAGCGGTCGGGCAGGTCGTTGGCAGCTTCCACGCTGCGCATGATTGCCAGCCGGACACGCCGGGCAAGCCGGAGTTCATGAAGAATTGGTGATGCGCCGCCCGGCCGGATATGCTATCAGCCCGATCATGGCGGACCTTGTTGGATGGACCCTTCTGGCTGCAGCACCCGCCACATTCAGTGGCGAGCCTTCGACGACGGCTGACCTCGTCGGATGGATCCTGCTAGGGCTCTTCGCCGGGGCCATCGCACGGCGCGTGATGCCGGGCGAGGAAAAGGGCGGCTGCTTCGTCACCATCGTGCTCGGTATCCTCGGAGCCGTGATCGGCGGCTGGATCGGCCGGAACATCGGCTTCCTCCCGGACAATAACCCCGGCGACTGGCTGCCCTCGCTCGGCTCCATCGTCACCGCCACCGTCGGCACCATGGTCCTGCTGGCCCTGTGGAAGTTCCTGAGAAAGTAGCTGCCGGTCATTCCCCCAGTATATCCTCGTACTGCTGGAACTGCCCCATGTAGAACCGGATGATCGTCCACCCGACGAAAAGCAGCACCGCGAAATACAGCCCCTTCGAGATCATCCCCGCGGCCATCTTGGAGCTCCGGGCAGCGTCCTCCTGATAGACCGCGGACCAGCGGGCCAGGTCCTTGTCGAGGCTGCCCGCCTCCTCGGCGGTGGCATACGAGCGGGCGAAAGCCGGCGGAAATGCGCCACAGGACATCATCGTGGGGCCGAGCGGACCGCCACCCTTCAAAACCTCCCCAAGCTGCTTCCCTGCCGCCAAGATGGTCGCGCTGTGGGAAGCCTCGCTGGAGGTTGCCACCGTCTCATTCATCGAAAGCCCGGCCAGCAGGCAGGTGTGATAGACCTTCGTGAAGCGCGCCATCGCCATCGCCCGGCGCGCACCGCCGATCACCGGGATGCGCCGCAGCACCGCATCCACAGCCGTGCTGGCCGAGGCGTTCTTCAACAACGCCTTGCCCACCACCCACACCACAAAGCCCGCCCCATACAGCGCCACCAACGCGACCAAGAAATCCACCGCCATCTCGCCGAAGCTGGCCCCGCTGCCCAGCCCGGGCGCGAGAATGCCCACGAAAAGCCCCAGGTGCAGCAGAAACGCCGGATACACCATCGCTCCCCAGAACTCCTTGCGCGCGGACGCCAGCATCCCGAAGTAGTCCGCCAGGTGCTGGAAGGCCGGAGCCAGTCGCCCGCCACGCTCGCCCGCGCCGATGATGCTGCGCTCCAGCGACGTGATCACCCCGGGCCCGAACGCCTCGGTGATCGATTTGCCCGCTTCCAGATCGCGGTCCATCTCACGCAACAGCTCGGCCTGATTTGCCGGCGGCCGAGTATCAAGCATCGCCCGGCCCGCGTCGCGGATGCCAAAGCCAGCCTCAAGGAGCTTGGCGATCTCGGTGTAAAAGAGGTGCTTCTGCGCGGCGGAAAATGCCATGGGTTTCACCCGAATCTGGCACGCCTAACGACGATGGAAAGGTGATTCACTCCTTCATCCCCTCACCGAGGAAAAACGACGGATGCGGCGGCTTGTTGTAGGCGACATTCTGCCACGCAACGGAAAGCCGGTACTGCGGATCGTGCATCAACGTCACCAGCCGGTGCTCGGTGGGAATCGTCGTCGTGTAGAGCCTCAGCGATTTCCCGTCCGGCCCGGGCAGCAGCAACTCCTCCCGCCAATCCCCTAACAAGTCCGCCGCGAGATTCGGCCGGAATCCCGCAAAACGCCCGCGCCCACCCGGCATCTCCGCCGAGAAGATCTTCTCCTCCCGGCCTTCTTCCCACTTCCACTTGAAGATCGAGGACCGGTCATAAATCTCCCGCAGCAAATCCCCATCCCACCAGATCACCCAATCCGAGCCGCGCGGATGCGGCCCGATTTCCTCCCCGCGAATCGTTCTCAACGCAGTCGGACCACCCCACACCTCCGCACCCGGATGCCGCGGATCAATGTCCGCCACGATGCCATTGCCAAAATCCACACCGGGACTGTGGCTCCACAGCACGCTGCCGGTGCGCGCATCGTGCAGTCCCGCGCCGGGCGTCTTCAGGGCGACCGTCTCCTCCTCATTCTCGGTGATCAGGTACAGCTCCTTGCCCGGCCGCTCGGGATCGAAGTCACCCACATGCAGCGCGTCCCCGTGACGACGGCCGGTCGAGTAGAGGCCCTTGCCATCGTCATCGATGGTCATCGCCTGATAGATGATCTCGTCCTTCCCATCGTCATCCACATCCGCGACCGACAGCGCATGCCCGCCCATTCCGGAATAAGGCGAGGCATCCTTGAACGGCGGCTTGCTGACACCGCTATCGAAAACCCAGCGCGACTTCAGCTCACCACCGTGCCAGTCCCACGCCGCCAAAACCGTGCGCCCATAAACGCCACGCGTCATCACCAGGCTCGGATGGACGCCATCCAGATAGGCCACACACGCGAGGAACCGGT is a window of Luteolibacter sp. Y139 DNA encoding:
- a CDS encoding aminopeptidase, which codes for MHDARIDLLARQLIRYSTSLKKGEKVLIDLYDVPDSIGLALIRETRAKGAFPFLRIHSSRLTREMLQGAEDTQYQILAKHWLAEMKDMDAYIAVRGSHNIAESSDVPATNMKLAMKHLRAVIDHRVKKTKWCVLRWPTPSMAQQAGMSTEAFEDFYFKVCLVDYKSLLPAANALKKLMEATDEVHITGPGTDLKFSIKGIPAIVCAGTANIPDGEVFTAPVKDSVNGVISYNAPTIYQGIPFDSIKLTFEKGKVVKAESPGKNKEINKILDSDPGARYIGEFALGYNAAIKHPMRDILFDEKIGGSFHFTPGQAYEEADNGNRSQVHWDMVNIQRKDYGGGEIRFDGKVIRKDGVFLPKALAKLNG
- a CDS encoding type II secretion system F family protein, which gives rise to MAFSAAQKHLFYTEIAKLLEAGFGIRDAGRAMLDTRPPANQAELLREMDRDLEAGKSITEAFGPGVITSLERSIIGAGERGGRLAPAFQHLADYFGMLASARKEFWGAMVYPAFLLHLGLFVGILAPGLGSGASFGEMAVDFLVALVALYGAGFVVWVVGKALLKNASASTAVDAVLRRIPVIGGARRAMAMARFTKVYHTCLLAGLSMNETVATSSEASHSATILAAGKQLGEVLKGGGPLGPTMMSCGAFPPAFARSYATAEEAGSLDKDLARWSAVYQEDAARSSKMAAGMISKGLYFAVLLFVGWTIIRFYMGQFQQYEDILGE
- a CDS encoding GlsB/YeaQ/YmgE family stress response membrane protein, encoding MADLVGWTLLAAAPATFSGEPSTTADLVGWILLGLFAGAIARRVMPGEEKGGCFVTIVLGILGAVIGGWIGRNIGFLPDNNPGDWLPSLGSIVTATVGTMVLLALWKFLRK
- a CDS encoding rhamnogalacturonan lyase; translation: MKCLLLIGLLLPLHARPMEKLDRGLVAVRQADGSVYAGWRLLGDDPKGAAFNLYRRVEGKDERVNPEPLTGATNLVDREAGKTEAYVVRPVVDGKEAPSSKPAKVLEKNFIEIPIQPIEGYRPHDASVADLDGDGEYEIIVHQASRGQDNSFAGITGTPVLDAYKMDGTRLWRIDLGINIREGEHYTQFMVYDLDGDGCAELACKTADGTKDGTGKIIGDATKDWRNQERGTQRYGRILTGPEFLTVFDGKTGAALKTVDFIPGRDPIDGWGGIGGNGGNDSYGNRCDRFLACVAYLDGVHPSLVMTRGVYGRTVLAAWDWHGGELKSRWVFDSGVSKPPFKDASPYSGMGGHALSVADVDDDGKDEIIYQAMTIDDDGKGLYSTGRRHGDALHVGDFDPERPGKELYLITENEEETVALKTPGAGLHDARTGSVLWSHSPGVDFGNGIVADIDPRHPGAEVWGGPTALRTIRGEEIGPHPRGSDWVIWWDGDLLREIYDRSSIFKWKWEEGREEKIFSAEMPGGRGRFAGFRPNLAADLLGDWREELLLPGPDGKSLRLYTTTIPTEHRLVTLMHDPQYRLSVAWQNVAYNKPPHPSFFLGEGMKE